In Myripristis murdjan chromosome 2, fMyrMur1.1, whole genome shotgun sequence, a genomic segment contains:
- the LOC115375547 gene encoding tubulin alpha chain-like, giving the protein MRECISMHVGQAGAQMGNACWELYCLEHGIQPDGQMPSDKTIGGGDDSFNTFFSETGAGKHVPRAVFVDLEPTVIDEVRTGTYRQLFHPEQLITGKEDAANNYARGHYTIGKEIIDLVLDRTRKLADQCTGLQGFLIFHSFGGGTGSGFTSLLMERLSVDYGKKSKLEFAVYPAPQVSTAVVEPYNSILTTHTTLEHSDCAFMVDNEAIYDICRRNLDIERPTYTNLNRLIGQIVSSITASLRFDGALNVDLTEFQTNLVPYPRIHFPLATYAPVISAEKAYHEQLSVADITNACFEPANQMVKCDPRHGKYMACCLLYRGDVVPKDVNSAIATIKTKRTIQFVDWCPTGFKVGINYQPPTVVPGGDLAKVQRAVCMLSNTTAIAEAWARLDHKFDLMYAKRAFVHWYVGEGMEEGEFSEAREDMAALEKDYEEVGTDSIGEEDEGEEY; this is encoded by the exons atg CGTGAGTGTATTTCCATGCACGTCGGCCAGGCCGGAGCCCAGATGggcaatgcatgctgggagttgTACTGCCTGGAGCATGGCATCCAGCCTGACGGTCAGATGCCCAGTGACAAGACCATTGGAGGGGGAGATGACTCCTTCAACACCTTCTTCAGTGAGACTGGAGCTGGAAAACATGTCCCCAGAGCTGTCTTTGTGGACTTGGAGCCAACGGTCATAG ATGAGGTACGTACAGGTACCTACCGCCAGTTGTTCCACCCTGAGCAGCTGATCACTGGAAAGGAAGATGCAGCCAACAACTATGCCCGTGGTCACTACACCATTGGCAAGGAGATCATTGATCTGGTTCTGGACAGGACTCGTAAGCTG GCTGATCAGTGCACTGGACTCCAAGGTTTCCTCATCTTCCACTCCTTTGGAGGAGGAACTGGCTCTGGCTTCACCTCCCTGCTGATGGAGCGACTCTCTGTCGACTATGGGAAGAAGTCCAAGTTGGAGTTTGCGGTTTACCCAGCTCCTCAAGTGTCCACAGCCGTGGTGGAGCCATACAACTCCATCCTGACCACCCACACCACCCTGGAGCACTCTGACTGTGCCTTCATGGTGGACAACGAGGCCATCTATGACATCTGCCGCAGGAACCTGGACATTGAGCGTCCCACCTACACCAACCTCAACAGGCTGATCGGCCAGATTGTCTCATCCATCACTGCCTCTCTGCGTTTCGATGGGGCCTTGAACGTGGATCTGACAGAGTTCCAGACCAATCTGGTGCCCTACCCTCGTATCCACTTCCCTCTGGCCACCTACGCCCCAGTTATCTCTGCTGAGAAGGCCTATCATGAGCAGCTGTCTGTCGCTGACATCACAAACGCCTGCTTtgagccagccaatcagatggtgAAATGTGATCCTCGCCATGGCAAGTACATGGCCTGCTGCCTCCTGTACCGTGGTGATGTTGTACCCAAAGACGTCAACTCTGCTATCGCCACAATCAAGACGAAGCGCACCATCCAGTTTGTGGACTGGTGTCCCACAGGCTTCAAGGTGGGCATCAACTACCAGCCTCCCACTGTGGTTCCTGGAGGAGACCTGGCCAAGGTGCAGAGGGCGGTGTGCATGCTGAGCAACACCACAGCCATCGCTGAGGCCTGGGCACGTCTGGACCACAAGTTCGACCTGATGTACGCCAAGAGGGCCTTCGTCCACTGGTATGTTGGTGAGGgaatggaggagggagagttCTCTGAGGCCAGAGAGGACATGGCTGCCCTGGAGAAGGACTACGAAGAGGTGGGAACCGACAGCAtcggagaggaggatgaaggagaggagtACTAG
- the LOC115375531 gene encoding tubulin alpha-1A chain-like: MRECISVHVGQAGAQIGNACWELYCLEHGIQPDGQMPSDKTIGGGDDSFNTFFSETGAGKHVPRAVFVDLEPTVIDEVRTGTYRQLFHPEQLITGKEDAANNYARGHYTIGKEIIDLVLDRTRKLADQCTGLQGFLIFHSFGGGTGSGFTSLLMERLSVDYGKKSKLEFAIYPAPQVSTAVVEPYNSILTTHTTLEHSDCAFMVDNEAIYDICRRNLDIERPTYTNLNRLIGQIVSSITASLRFDGALNVDLTEFQTNLVPYPRIHFPLATYAPVISAEKAYHEQLSVAEITNACFEPANQMVKCDPRHGKYMACCLLFRGDVVPKDVNSAIATIKTKRTIQFVDWCPTGFKVGINYQPPTVVPGGDLAKVQRAVCMLSNTTAIAEAWARLDHKFDLMYAKRAFVHWYVGEGMEEGEFSEAREDMAALEKDYEEVGTDSIGDEGEEEGEEY; this comes from the exons ATG CGTGAATGCATCTCTGTCCACGTTGGCCAAGCTGGAGCTCAGATTggcaatgcatgctgggagttgTACTGCCTGGAGCATGGCATACAGCCTGACGGTCAGATGCCCAGTGACAAGACCATTGGAGGGGGAGATGACTCCTTCAACACCTTCTTCAGTGAGACTGGAGCTGGAAAACATGTTCCCAGGGCTGTCTTTGTGGACTTGGAGCCAACGGTCATAG ATGAGGTGCGTACAGGTACCTACCGCCAGCTGTTCCACCCTGAACAGCTGATCACTGGAAAAGAAGATGCAGCCAACAACTATGCCCGTGGTCACTACACCATTGGCAAGGAGATCATTGATCTGGTTCTCGACAGGACTCGTAAATTG GCTGACCAGTGCACTGGACTCCAAGGTTTCCTCATCTTCCACTCCTTTGGTGGAGGGACCGGCTCTGGTTTCACCTCCCTGCTAATGGAACGTCTCTCTGTTGATTATGGCAAGAAGTCCAAGCTGGAATTTGCCATCTATCCAGCTCCTCAAGTGTCCACAGCTGTGGTGGAGCCATACAACTCCATCCTGACCACCCACACCACTTTGGAGCACTCTGACTGTGCCTTCATGGTGGACAACGAGGCCATCTATGACATCTGCCGCAGGAACCTGGACATTGAGCGTCCCACCTACACCAACCTCAACAGGCTGATCGGCCAGATTGTCTCATCCATCACTGCCTCGCTGCGTTTCGATGGGGCCTTGAACGTCGACCTGACAGAGTTCCAGACCAATCTGGTGCCCTACCCTCGTATCCACTTCCCTCTGGCCACTTATGCCCCAGTTATCTCCGCTGAGAAGGCCTATCATGAACAGTTATCAGTAGCAGAAATCACAAACGCCTGCTTtgagccagccaatcagatggtgAAATGTGATCCTCGCCATGGCAAGTACATGGCCTGCTGTCTGCTCTTCCGGGGTGATGTGGTGCCCAAAGACGTCAACTCTGCTATCGCCACAATCAAGACGAAGCGCACCATCCAGTTTGTGGACTGGTGTCCCACAGGCTTCAAGGTGGGCATCAACTACCAGCCTCCCACTGTGGTTCCTGGAGGAGACCTGGCCAAGGTGCAGAGGGCGGTGTGCATGCTGAGCAACACCACAGCCATCGCTGAGGCCTGGGCTCGTCTGGACCACAAGTTCGACCTGATGTACGCCAAGAGGGCCTTCGTCCACTGGTATGTTGGTGAGGGAATGGAGGAGGGAGAATTCTCTGAGGCCAGAGAGGACATGGCTGCCCTGGAGAAGGACTACGAAGAGGTGGGAACCGACAGCATTGGggatgaaggagaagaagagggggaggaataTTAA